Genomic DNA from Streptomyces diastaticus subsp. diastaticus:
GGGCGAGAACGCCCGAGGTCAGCCACTCGGCGAGCGTGTCCGCGGCGCGGCGGTCAGCGCCCTCACGGGTGTCGGCCTGCGGAAGGATCAGGCGGACGATGTTGTGGGGATCGGCCGACTCCAGGTGGAGAAGGCCGTCCGGGCGGACCACGACGTCGTACGGAGGCGAGGTCACCGCGGCGAGGCTGTCCACCCGGTCCAGGCGGTAGCGGGTGCCCTGGAAGGGCTCCAGATGCAGTCCGTGAGGGGTGGGCCCGGCAGTGGTCATTGGTGCATGTTATGCGCCTGCTCGGCATGCGCGATGATCGGGGGGAAACCGAGGACGAAGGAGCGGACGCGCGATGAGCGACACCCCCCGCACAGCACCACTGGGTGCCGCACGGCCCCTGAGCGAGCAGTACGACACGGCCCTTCTGGACCTGGACGGGGTGGTGTACGCCGGAGGGGACGCCATCGCGTACGCGGTCGACTCCCTGGCGGCGGCCAGGGAGACCGGGATGAAGCTGGCCTACGTGACCAACAACGCCCTCCGCACGCCGGAGACGGTGGCCCGGCATCTCACCGATCTCGGCATCCCGACGGAGGCCGGCGAGGTCGTCAACTCCGCGCAGGCGGTGGCGCGGCTCATCGCCGACCAGGTGCCGACGGGAGCAAGGGTCCTGGTCGTCGGCGGGGAAGGGCTGCGGGTGGCTCTGCGGGAGCGCGGGCTGGTCCCGGTCGAGTCGGCGGACGAGGATCCTGCGGCGGTCGCGCAGGGGTACGGCGGTCCGGACATGCCCTGGGGCCGGCTGGCGGAGGCGGCGTACGCCGTGGCCAGGGGAGTGCCCTGGTTCGCGTCGAACACGGACCTGACCATTCCCAGCGGGCGCGGTGTCGCGCCGGGTAACGGTGCCGCCGTCGAGGTGGTACGGATCGCGACCGGCGCCGACCCACAGGTGGCGGGCAAGCCGTTGCCGCCCATGCACCGGGAGACGGTGCTGCGGACGGGGGCGGACCGGCCGCTGGTCGTGGGCGACCGGCTGGACACGGACATCGAGGGAGCCTTCAACGGCGGGGTGGACTCGCTCCTGGTGCTGACCGGGGTCACCGGTCCGGCCGAACTGCTCGCGGCCGCTCCGGCGCACCGGCCCACGTTCGTCGACGCTGACCTGCGGGGGCTGCTCACGGGGCAGCCGGCTGTGGAGGCGCAGGAGCAGGGCTTCCGGTGCGGCGACGT
This window encodes:
- a CDS encoding HAD hydrolase-like protein, with the protein product MSDTPRTAPLGAARPLSEQYDTALLDLDGVVYAGGDAIAYAVDSLAAARETGMKLAYVTNNALRTPETVARHLTDLGIPTEAGEVVNSAQAVARLIADQVPTGARVLVVGGEGLRVALRERGLVPVESADEDPAAVAQGYGGPDMPWGRLAEAAYAVARGVPWFASNTDLTIPSGRGVAPGNGAAVEVVRIATGADPQVAGKPLPPMHRETVLRTGADRPLVVGDRLDTDIEGAFNGGVDSLLVLTGVTGPAELLAAAPAHRPTFVDADLRGLLTGQPAVEAQEQGFRCGDVHARVVAGEIVVEGDGNPLDGLRALCGAVWSAAGAGRTELDTRKALARLGW